The DNA sequence GTCGCCCCGTCAGTATAAACGGCCGGCTCTTCGACAGGAACCGTCGAAACAACCCATTCGAGACGAACTGTCGGGAGAACTCAGAAGAGCGCGACCATCGCCCACTCGACGACGCGGTAGCCGAGGAAGACGCCGACGACGCCCATGACGCCCGCGAAGTTCGGCGGCGCGGGGATGGGGACACCAGCCGCGTTGAACACCGCACCGGTCAGCATTCCAGTCACCGTCGCCAGAAGAACGAGTGTGAGATCCATTCGTACTCGGACAAGCGAGTCGCCGCTCAAAGCCGTTGCGAGAACGCCCGCACTGTGTGCCGGAGAGTCACGAGACGGCGTGTCGTGACAGCCCCTCTCGGTGGTGGCGGTTCACAGAGAAAAAAAGAGGAAGCCCACGAGTTTACTCGTGGGAGGAATCCGACAGTCCCCTTCACCACCCACGAGCGATACAGTCCGACTCCCACACGACAATCGTATACA is a window from the Halogranum gelatinilyticum genome containing:
- a CDS encoding XapX domain-containing protein, yielding MDLTLVLLATVTGMLTGAVFNAAGVPIPAPPNFAGVMGVVGVFLGYRVVEWAMVALF